Proteins encoded together in one Elusimicrobiota bacterium window:
- a CDS encoding alcohol dehydrogenase catalytic domain-containing protein yields MNSTYRAVVIEGPNRARLLERSTPKLEPGEILVRPAWQGVCATDLEVFDGRLGYFKDGTAKYPIVPGHELSGRVAAAGEGVCGLKPGDPVVVECIQGCGECALCSEDNAIACPKRREMGVMNLDGGYAELVLAPARVVHRVPPAIPLRAASLCEPLAVVCKGLRRLGGAWGAERRPRGAAVIGAGAVGMLAALVLKSRGHHPAVIERDPGRRALAQKAGLEARAGLSGLAGFDCIVEATGNPEALHAAVAGSRPGASMLLLGLPYDQRPFPFESIVAYDRALIGSVGSGARDFKEALEILPRLDLSLFFGPEFPLEDYEKAWAAARAKTSLKVALRVDFAA; encoded by the coding sequence ATGAACTCCACTTACCGCGCGGTGGTGATCGAAGGCCCCAATCGAGCGAGACTTCTTGAACGATCCACCCCCAAGTTGGAACCGGGTGAAATACTCGTGCGCCCGGCCTGGCAGGGCGTCTGCGCCACCGACCTCGAGGTTTTCGATGGAAGGCTTGGCTATTTCAAGGACGGGACCGCCAAATACCCCATAGTCCCCGGGCACGAGCTCTCCGGGCGCGTGGCCGCGGCCGGGGAAGGTGTTTGCGGCCTTAAACCCGGGGATCCCGTCGTGGTCGAGTGCATCCAGGGCTGCGGGGAATGCGCCTTATGCTCCGAGGACAACGCCATAGCCTGCCCCAAGCGCCGGGAAATGGGCGTCATGAACCTGGATGGGGGCTACGCCGAGCTTGTTCTGGCACCCGCCCGGGTCGTCCACCGAGTCCCGCCCGCGATCCCCCTGCGGGCCGCCTCCCTCTGCGAGCCTTTGGCCGTGGTCTGCAAGGGCCTGCGCCGCCTCGGAGGCGCTTGGGGCGCCGAGCGCCGGCCGCGCGGCGCGGCCGTGATCGGGGCCGGGGCCGTCGGCATGCTCGCGGCCTTAGTCTTAAAATCCAGAGGCCACCACCCGGCCGTGATCGAGCGCGACCCGGGACGCCGGGCTCTGGCGCAAAAAGCCGGTCTCGAGGCCCGCGCCGGGCTCTCGGGGCTCGCCGGCTTCGACTGCATCGTGGAGGCCACGGGAAACCCAGAGGCCCTGCACGCCGCCGTCGCGGGATCTCGTCCGGGAGCGAGCATGCTCCTGCTGGGCCTTCCTTATGACCAGCGTCCATTTCCTTTCGAGTCCATCGTCGCGTATGACCGCGCCTTGATCGGATCCGTGGGGTCGGGCGCCCGCGATTTCAAGGAGGCTCTTGAAATCCTGCCCAGGCTCGACCTCTCCCTCTTTTTCGGCCCGGAATTTCCTCTCGAGGACTACGAGAAGGCCTGGGCCGCGGCGCGGGCCAAGACCAGCCTTAAAGTCGCCCTCCGCGTCGATTTTGCGGCTTAA
- a CDS encoding glycosyltransferase yields MPEISIVIRAKNEARHLPALLDGIAGQSERSVEVVLVDSGSTDATVSIARGRRIRVETIPAEEFTFGRSLNIGVRAATAPLVAVVSAHTRPVHERWLESLLRPLRENPKIAMVYGRQIGWDTSKFAETLDFDRFFGGEAKEVDEHFFANNANSALRKSLWGLHPFDEGLPGLEDIEWARWWRARGWRVAYAHDAPIHHIHEETWEQVRRRYFREGIAARRIGWLRRRDLPVELWGELKWLSRDLIEASKRGLLSSKLGEILRFRLNKVAGTVAGVWSEAAKGEP; encoded by the coding sequence ATGCCTGAGATTTCCATCGTCATCCGGGCCAAGAACGAGGCCCGGCATCTGCCCGCGCTTCTGGACGGCATCGCGGGGCAAAGCGAGCGCTCGGTCGAGGTGGTTCTCGTGGACTCGGGGTCCACCGACGCCACCGTCTCCATCGCGCGCGGGCGCAGGATCCGCGTCGAGACGATCCCCGCCGAGGAGTTCACCTTCGGCCGCTCCCTTAACATCGGGGTGCGCGCGGCGACGGCTCCTCTGGTGGCCGTGGTCTCCGCCCACACCCGCCCGGTGCACGAGCGTTGGCTCGAAAGCCTTCTCAGACCCTTGAGGGAAAACCCCAAGATCGCCATGGTCTACGGCCGCCAGATCGGCTGGGACACCTCGAAGTTTGCCGAGACCTTGGACTTCGACCGCTTCTTCGGCGGGGAGGCCAAGGAGGTGGACGAGCACTTCTTCGCCAACAACGCCAACTCGGCCCTGCGCAAGAGCCTTTGGGGCCTGCACCCATTCGACGAGGGCCTCCCGGGCCTCGAGGACATCGAGTGGGCGCGCTGGTGGCGGGCCCGGGGCTGGCGCGTCGCCTACGCCCACGACGCGCCCATCCACCACATCCACGAGGAGACCTGGGAGCAGGTGCGCCGCCGCTATTTCAGGGAAGGGATCGCCGCGCGCCGCATCGGGTGGCTGCGGCGCCGGGACCTGCCGGTGGAGCTTTGGGGCGAGCTCAAATGGCTTTCCCGCGATCTCATCGAGGCCTCCAAGCGCGGCCTATTGTCCTCCAAGCTCGGGGAGATCCTGCGCTTCAGGCTCAATAAGGTGGCCGGGACCGTGGCCGGGGTTTGGAGCGAGGCCGCGAAAGGCGAGCCATGA
- a CDS encoding phosphoglycerate dehydrogenase codes for MKPKVLVSAPYAMPVIGRFKADLEKAGCEVVVAQVRERLEENELLAVIGDVDGLICGDDKVTAKVLAGAPKLKVISKWGTGIDSIDQEACKARGVQVRNTPNAFTEPVADTVLAWMLWFARKPAEQDRGIRAGKWEKPPLFALGEKTLGIIGVGHIGRAVARRARGFGMTLLGTDPIHPSENFLKETGMKMLPLEKLLSAADFISLNCDLNPSSRRLMDKKAFSLIKPGSYLLNAARGPIVVENDLVAALESGRLAGAGLDVYEREPLPADSALRRLSQVVMSPHNSNGSPRAYERVHASTIKNLLEGLNA; via the coding sequence ATGAAGCCCAAAGTACTGGTTTCTGCGCCCTACGCCATGCCCGTGATCGGCCGCTTCAAGGCCGACCTCGAGAAGGCCGGCTGCGAGGTGGTAGTGGCCCAAGTGCGCGAGCGCTTGGAGGAAAACGAGCTCTTGGCCGTGATCGGGGACGTGGACGGCCTCATTTGCGGCGACGACAAGGTCACGGCCAAAGTGCTGGCGGGAGCGCCCAAGCTCAAGGTGATCTCAAAGTGGGGGACGGGGATAGATTCCATAGACCAGGAGGCCTGCAAGGCGCGCGGCGTGCAGGTGAGAAATACCCCCAACGCCTTCACCGAGCCCGTGGCCGACACGGTGCTCGCCTGGATGCTGTGGTTCGCGCGCAAGCCCGCGGAGCAGGACCGCGGCATCCGGGCCGGGAAATGGGAGAAACCCCCTCTTTTCGCGCTGGGCGAGAAAACCTTGGGCATTATCGGGGTGGGCCACATCGGCCGCGCCGTGGCCCGAAGGGCCAGGGGCTTTGGAATGACGCTGCTTGGGACGGATCCCATCCACCCTTCGGAAAATTTTCTTAAAGAAACCGGCATGAAAATGCTGCCCTTGGAAAAACTCCTATCCGCTGCGGATTTTATTTCTCTCAACTGCGACCTGAATCCTAGTTCCCGCCGTCTCATGGATAAAAAGGCTTTCTCTCTAATCAAGCCCGGCTCCTACCTCTTAAATGCCGCCCGCGGCCCGATAGTCGTGGAAAACGACCTCGTGGCCGCGCTCGAAAGCGGCAGGCTCGCCGGGGCCGGGCTCGACGTCTACGAGCGCGAGCCATTGCCCGCCGACAGCGCGCTTCGGCGCCTGTCCCAGGTCGTTATGTCGCCCCACAACTCCAATGGCAGCCCCCGCGCTTACGAGCGGGTACACGCCAGCACGATCAAGAACCTCCTCGAGGGCCTTAATGCCTGA
- a CDS encoding 3-deoxy-manno-octulosonate cytidylyltransferase: MKAVAILPARMGSTRFPGKPLAKLLGKPMIQHVWERVSRCRALADTVVATCDSEIALACKAFGAPFVMTSDKHERASDRVAEAARKVKADAYVLVQGDEPMTSPEMVEEALAPLADPAVACVNLAGRIQSESEFEDRNCIKVVLDLNGNALMFSREPIPTRKLGPWGSFPAWKQVCVMPFRADALELYARLAPTPLEKAESVDMLRFLEHGIKVRMAPTGHSSRAVDTPEDLARVEALMRELP; encoded by the coding sequence GTGAAGGCGGTCGCCATACTGCCGGCGCGCATGGGCTCAACTCGCTTTCCCGGAAAGCCCTTGGCCAAACTCCTGGGAAAGCCCATGATCCAGCATGTCTGGGAGCGCGTTTCCCGCTGCCGGGCCCTCGCGGACACCGTGGTCGCCACCTGCGACTCGGAGATCGCGCTGGCCTGCAAGGCCTTCGGGGCACCGTTCGTCATGACCTCGGACAAGCACGAGCGCGCCAGCGACCGCGTGGCCGAGGCGGCCCGCAAGGTCAAGGCCGACGCCTATGTCCTCGTCCAGGGCGACGAGCCCATGACCTCGCCCGAGATGGTGGAGGAGGCCCTGGCACCCCTGGCCGACCCCGCGGTCGCCTGCGTCAATTTGGCCGGGCGCATCCAAAGCGAGTCCGAGTTCGAGGACCGCAACTGCATCAAGGTGGTCTTGGACCTCAACGGAAACGCCCTCATGTTCTCCCGGGAGCCCATCCCCACCCGCAAGCTCGGCCCCTGGGGAAGCTTCCCCGCTTGGAAGCAGGTCTGCGTGATGCCCTTCCGCGCCGACGCCCTCGAGCTTTACGCTCGCTTGGCACCCACCCCCCTTGAGAAAGCGGAGTCCGTGGACATGCTGCGCTTCCTCGAGCACGGGATCAAGGTCCGCATGGCCCCGACCGGGCATTCCTCGCGCGCCGTGGACACGCCCGAGGACCTGGCGCGAGTGGAAGCCCTCATGAGGGAGCTCCCATGA
- a CDS encoding KpsF/GutQ family sugar-phosphate isomerase has product MPNSKKAALDEIRRVVALEAKALGRMLGTIDGRWARAVEMLAACRGKVIVTGVGKSGLVAQKIAATFSSTGTPAMFLDPGEALHGGLGAVQRGDLVLALGKSGESEELNTLLPALSSRKVRLLVITANARSTLGKAADLVLDMPIPAEACPLNLAPTTSTTVAMALGDALAVALMKRRGFKAEHFAANHPAGRLGRRLHLRVKDVMRAGPDNPTVLAHQTTRDLLSVITRLQAGAASVVDKKGRFLGLVTDFDIRRALGGGADFNRLTVREVMNPKPTTISPDALAAEALEAMEDRNNPFNVLPVVDKKGRSVGLIQTHDLRARGL; this is encoded by the coding sequence ATGCCTAATTCCAAAAAGGCGGCCTTGGATGAGATTCGCCGGGTGGTCGCGCTCGAGGCCAAGGCCTTGGGTCGGATGCTGGGGACCATAGACGGGCGCTGGGCTCGCGCGGTGGAAATGCTGGCCGCCTGCCGGGGCAAGGTTATCGTAACGGGGGTGGGCAAATCGGGACTCGTGGCCCAGAAGATCGCGGCCACCTTCTCCTCGACCGGGACCCCGGCCATGTTCCTGGACCCCGGGGAAGCCCTGCACGGGGGGCTCGGTGCGGTGCAGAGGGGCGATTTGGTGCTGGCCCTGGGCAAGTCGGGAGAATCTGAGGAATTAAACACCCTCCTGCCCGCCCTTTCCTCCCGAAAGGTCAGGCTGCTGGTCATTACAGCCAATGCCCGCTCCACCTTGGGAAAGGCCGCCGACCTCGTCCTCGACATGCCCATTCCGGCCGAGGCCTGTCCGCTGAATCTCGCTCCCACCACGAGCACGACGGTGGCCATGGCCCTGGGCGACGCCTTGGCCGTGGCGCTCATGAAGCGCCGGGGATTCAAGGCCGAGCATTTCGCGGCCAACCATCCGGCCGGGCGCCTGGGCCGGCGCCTGCATCTGCGCGTCAAAGACGTGATGCGGGCCGGCCCCGACAATCCGACTGTGCTCGCGCATCAAACCACGCGCGACCTTCTTTCCGTGATCACCCGCCTGCAGGCGGGAGCCGCCTCGGTGGTGGACAAGAAAGGGCGATTCTTGGGCTTGGTTACCGACTTCGACATTCGACGGGCTCTCGGGGGCGGCGCGGACTTCAACCGCCTCACCGTCAGGGAGGTCATGAATCCCAAGCCCACCACCATAAGCCCGGACGCGCTCGCGGCCGAGGCCCTCGAGGCGATGGAGGACCGCAATAATCCCTTCAATGTTCTCCCCGTGGTGGACAAGAAAGGCCGCTCCGTGGGACTGATACAGACCCACGACCTAAGAGCCCGGGGCCTCTGA
- a CDS encoding NAD-dependent epimerase/dehydratase family protein, producing the protein MVRILILGGTVFLGRHIVEAGLSRGHSITLFNRGRQNPELFPTVEKLCGDRNGDLSALEGIRFDAVIDTSTYTPKQAANIAEILGDSIEHYTFISSVSAYASFPPGRSYDENSPLAQGNEGYGPLKARSEETLEVAYPGQVAHVRPGLIVGPCDPTDRFTYWPQRIKRGGDVLAPGRPERPVQFIDVRDLGDWCIRLAEAKAAGRFNAVGPRQTLTMQQLLKECCSTLGSDARFHWVPDDELIAAGIEAWTELPLWIPENDEDSGGFLQGDNRKAIANGLTYRALSDTIRTTFEWFTRCGRAPDSPIRINPISSQKEAAILESRKMRTHAA; encoded by the coding sequence ATGGTGAGAATCCTTATTTTGGGCGGGACAGTTTTTCTTGGCCGCCATATCGTAGAAGCCGGCCTCTCGCGGGGGCATAGCATTACGCTATTCAATCGCGGACGGCAGAATCCAGAGCTCTTTCCAACGGTAGAAAAACTCTGTGGCGATCGCAACGGCGATCTGTCCGCGCTCGAAGGAATACGTTTCGATGCCGTCATTGACACATCTACTTATACGCCAAAGCAGGCGGCCAACATCGCAGAAATTCTCGGCGACTCGATCGAACATTACACATTCATCTCGAGTGTTTCTGCTTATGCGAGCTTTCCCCCGGGGCGTTCATATGACGAAAATTCTCCGCTCGCGCAAGGCAATGAAGGCTATGGCCCGCTTAAAGCGCGCTCCGAGGAGACTCTTGAGGTTGCGTATCCTGGGCAAGTCGCCCACGTTCGTCCGGGGCTTATCGTTGGCCCCTGCGATCCTACAGACCGGTTTACTTACTGGCCGCAACGGATTAAACGAGGCGGAGACGTGCTAGCGCCTGGGCGGCCAGAACGCCCCGTGCAGTTCATCGATGTGCGGGATCTCGGTGACTGGTGCATCCGATTGGCTGAGGCAAAGGCTGCCGGGAGATTCAACGCCGTTGGTCCGCGGCAGACGCTGACAATGCAGCAGTTGCTCAAGGAGTGCTGCAGCACGCTTGGAAGCGATGCCCGTTTTCACTGGGTCCCGGATGATGAGTTGATCGCGGCCGGAATCGAAGCCTGGACAGAGCTTCCATTATGGATTCCAGAAAATGACGAAGATTCCGGGGGCTTTCTCCAGGGGGACAACCGGAAGGCAATTGCAAATGGTCTTACCTATCGGGCACTCTCCGATACCATAAGGACAACTTTTGAATGGTTCACCCGATGCGGTCGAGCTCCCGATTCGCCGATTAGGATTAATCCGATTTCCTCCCAAAAGGAGGCTGCGATTTTAGAAAGCCGAAAGATGAGAACGCATGCAGCTTAA
- a CDS encoding GNAT family N-acetyltransferase: MQLKLMDGCRPRIRAARADELRAIYLMGYDAWGRGGSIDAYLLECERSPKYASGKWYVLEIAGRLLSALICYRNVFGLPQGAWGLGSLATSPESRRCGYASALIGEVLRIEEGPTFLHADIAPAFYRRFGFVELSIRMQGAGSSIMVRGSLPEGFRPPSYF, translated from the coding sequence ATGCAGCTTAAACTGATGGACGGATGCAGGCCGCGCATTCGAGCGGCTCGCGCCGATGAGCTTCGCGCGATTTATCTCATGGGATATGATGCTTGGGGGAGGGGAGGCTCGATCGACGCCTATCTCCTGGAATGCGAAAGATCGCCGAAATACGCGTCAGGCAAATGGTACGTGCTGGAGATTGCCGGCCGTCTCTTGAGCGCACTTATCTGCTACCGCAACGTTTTCGGCCTTCCGCAGGGCGCGTGGGGTTTGGGATCGCTGGCTACTTCGCCAGAGTCTCGGCGGTGTGGCTATGCCTCGGCTCTAATTGGGGAAGTGTTGCGAATCGAAGAGGGACCGACCTTTCTGCACGCGGATATTGCGCCTGCCTTTTATCGTCGGTTCGGGTTCGTCGAGCTGTCCATACGCATGCAGGGCGCCGGCTCTTCGATTATGGTACGAGGCTCATTGCCCGAGGGATTTCGGCCGCCGTCTTATTTCTAA
- a CDS encoding BrnT family toxin — protein MAKFKFIEWLILWLQETPRFEFDWDEGNSSKSAAKHSVTTAETEEVFGLGQAAALGVQMSPEVPEERLGIVGATMSGRILHVVFTLRAGKVRPISSRPAKKDEREYYEAYLREISD, from the coding sequence ATGGCGAAGTTTAAATTCATCGAGTGGTTGATCCTATGGCTTCAGGAGACGCCGCGGTTTGAATTTGACTGGGATGAGGGAAATAGCTCAAAGAGCGCGGCAAAGCACAGCGTCACAACAGCGGAGACAGAAGAAGTCTTTGGGTTGGGGCAAGCCGCGGCCTTGGGTGTTCAAATGAGCCCCGAGGTGCCTGAGGAGCGGTTGGGGATTGTAGGGGCGACCATGTCAGGCCGCATCCTTCATGTGGTTTTTACCCTTAGGGCAGGTAAGGTTAGACCGATCAGTTCTCGGCCAGCAAAGAAGGATGAGAGGGAATACTATGAAGCGTATCTACGCGAAATCTCCGATTGA
- a CDS encoding class I SAM-dependent methyltransferase, with the protein MTTNFGAAAKDYAKFRVGFPDSLFERLGAFGIGVAGQTVVDLGTGTGTLARGFALRGARVFGIDPDVRLLEQARQLDFIAKAGVEYKTGSAEAIPFGNQMADVVSAGQCWHWFDGPAAAKEISRIARTQGGAVIAHFDWLPFPGNVVEATERLITAHNPSWHMGGGNGFHPESLPHLRSAGFSEFQSFSYDVYIAYSPEAWRGRIRASAGVGASLSRDKVKDFDAALARTLEASFPGDVLRIPHRVFAILGRKGD; encoded by the coding sequence ATGACAACAAATTTCGGGGCCGCTGCCAAAGATTACGCGAAATTTCGAGTTGGCTTTCCCGATTCTCTGTTTGAGCGACTTGGCGCTTTCGGAATTGGCGTCGCGGGGCAGACTGTCGTTGATTTGGGCACGGGAACGGGAACTTTGGCGCGAGGATTCGCCCTCCGGGGAGCTCGGGTATTTGGCATTGACCCCGACGTTCGCCTCCTTGAGCAGGCCCGGCAGCTCGATTTCATCGCCAAGGCGGGCGTCGAATACAAGACTGGTTCGGCCGAAGCCATCCCGTTTGGGAATCAAATGGCGGACGTCGTTTCGGCGGGCCAATGCTGGCATTGGTTCGATGGCCCCGCGGCCGCAAAAGAAATCTCGCGTATTGCGAGAACGCAGGGGGGGGCCGTCATCGCGCATTTTGATTGGCTTCCCTTCCCCGGCAACGTCGTCGAAGCGACCGAACGTCTGATCACGGCCCACAATCCGAGCTGGCATATGGGCGGCGGCAATGGATTTCATCCCGAAAGCCTGCCGCACTTGCGTTCGGCTGGCTTCTCCGAATTCCAGAGCTTCTCGTACGATGTTTATATCGCCTACTCTCCCGAGGCTTGGCGCGGCCGGATTCGAGCGAGCGCCGGAGTGGGAGCGAGCCTATCTCGCGACAAGGTCAAGGACTTCGATGCGGCGTTAGCACGGACGCTTGAGGCGTCTTTCCCAGGCGATGTGCTGCGTATACCGCACCGGGTATTCGCGATCTTGGGGCGGAAAGGAGATTAA
- a CDS encoding tetratricopeptide repeat protein encodes MGPVERKIDEGLELAQAGKREEALAHFAELARAFPGDARVHYELASALDSLGREEEAIPHYQKALDSGLSEEFRPEALLGLGSSLRVVGRTRDAVALLENAAKEHPQFVPLRAFRALARLAAGIDKEEAISELKGLLHGGELGAYERVVRRYFEELTSP; translated from the coding sequence ATGGGACCAGTCGAGCGTAAAATAGACGAGGGGCTTGAGTTGGCGCAAGCCGGAAAGCGCGAAGAGGCGCTGGCTCATTTCGCGGAACTCGCGCGAGCGTTTCCCGGCGACGCCCGGGTTCACTATGAGCTTGCCTCGGCTTTGGATTCTCTCGGCCGGGAAGAGGAGGCGATTCCGCACTACCAAAAGGCCCTGGATTCGGGCTTGTCGGAAGAATTCCGGCCGGAGGCGCTTCTGGGATTGGGGAGCTCCCTGCGGGTTGTGGGACGAACGCGGGATGCGGTGGCGCTTTTGGAAAACGCGGCAAAGGAGCACCCGCAATTCGTTCCTTTGAGGGCATTTAGAGCCCTGGCGCGACTTGCCGCTGGAATAGACAAGGAGGAGGCGATTTCGGAGCTGAAGGGTCTGCTGCATGGGGGCGAGTTGGGCGCTTACGAACGAGTAGTCCGGCGTTACTTCGAAGAACTGACCTCTCCTTGA
- a CDS encoding CatB-related O-acetyltransferase: protein MVNASTIGKFNSIGPGVYIGLWEHNLWVSTHSFYLSEACGGLVKGFKDYEKDAETATIGHDVWIGANVTVLKGVTVGHGAVLGAGSVVTKDIPPYAVAVGSPAKVLRYRFRPKDIAYLLKLRWWDFDRQTLQKMTDAGVWDSLDKVKAFCR, encoded by the coding sequence ATGGTCAACGCCTCGACGATAGGCAAGTTCAACTCCATCGGCCCCGGCGTCTACATCGGGCTCTGGGAGCACAATCTCTGGGTCTCCACCCATTCTTTCTATCTGTCGGAGGCCTGCGGGGGCTTGGTCAAGGGCTTCAAGGACTACGAGAAGGACGCCGAGACCGCAACCATCGGCCACGATGTCTGGATCGGCGCCAATGTCACCGTGCTCAAGGGAGTCACGGTCGGCCACGGCGCCGTGCTCGGCGCCGGCAGTGTGGTCACCAAGGACATCCCCCCCTACGCCGTCGCCGTCGGCAGCCCCGCCAAGGTCCTGCGCTACCGATTCAGACCCAAGGACATCGCCTACCTCCTCAAGCTCCGCTGGTGGGACTTCGACCGCCAGACCCTCCAGAAGATGACCGACGCAGGCGTGTGGGACTCGCTGGACAAGGTCAAGGCGTTCTGTCGCTAA
- a CDS encoding histidinol-phosphate aminotransferase family protein, whose protein sequence is MSHRRFKPHLLALERYRTSSGRDMEEGLCLDRNERVVPFPKSVMADLRRGLTSRLLNYYPDPAGFYDKLSRFTSLPADHLYLTNGITESIRVLYETLTEPGDEVLVVDPTYPMYRIYSSIYRVNHRAIGFDERPELRLSDIDSGLSGRTAFVCVPNPNLPIESYVGVPFLRDLARRCQERGAFLVVDEAYGFFGAETAAGLIGEFDNVIILQTCSKAFGLAGARVGYMMSRPETISYLSKTRSLVESNSLSMAVASYMLDHPDIMKNYARATQEGRDKLRRGLAAMGARWLGGDRTNAMLVFLRDNEAVKDLVAQMRKKKIYIRASFEKPLDRAVRVTLGPRKAMEAFLKEFKTWAKANPGRLSA, encoded by the coding sequence ATGAGCCATCGGCGCTTCAAGCCGCATCTTCTGGCCCTGGAGCGCTACCGCACCTCCTCGGGCCGCGACATGGAGGAGGGGCTGTGCCTCGACCGCAACGAGCGCGTCGTCCCATTCCCCAAGAGCGTTATGGCGGACCTGCGCCGGGGGCTCACGAGCCGGCTCCTCAACTATTACCCGGACCCGGCCGGCTTCTACGACAAGCTCTCTCGCTTCACCAGCCTTCCCGCCGACCACCTGTACCTGACCAACGGCATCACCGAGTCCATCCGCGTCCTTTACGAGACCTTAACCGAGCCGGGAGACGAGGTCCTGGTGGTGGATCCCACCTACCCCATGTACCGGATATACTCGTCCATCTACCGGGTAAACCACAGGGCCATAGGCTTCGATGAGCGCCCGGAGCTGCGCCTCTCGGACATCGACTCGGGCCTGAGCGGCAGAACCGCGTTCGTCTGCGTCCCCAATCCCAACCTGCCCATCGAAAGCTACGTCGGCGTCCCGTTCCTGCGGGACCTAGCCCGGCGCTGCCAAGAGCGAGGGGCCTTTCTCGTCGTGGACGAGGCCTACGGCTTCTTCGGCGCCGAGACCGCCGCGGGCCTCATCGGAGAATTTGACAACGTCATCATCCTCCAGACCTGCTCCAAGGCCTTCGGCCTGGCCGGGGCCCGGGTCGGATACATGATGTCCCGGCCCGAGACCATCTCTTATCTCTCCAAGACCCGCTCCTTGGTCGAGTCCAACAGCCTCTCCATGGCCGTGGCCTCGTACATGCTCGACCACCCTGATATCATGAAGAACTACGCCCGCGCCACCCAAGAGGGCCGCGACAAGCTGCGCCGGGGCCTCGCCGCCATGGGCGCGCGCTGGCTGGGCGGGGACAGGACCAACGCCATGCTGGTTTTTCTGCGCGACAACGAGGCGGTCAAGGATCTGGTGGCTCAGATGCGCAAGAAGAAAATATACATCAGGGCCTCATTTGAGAAACCACTAGACCGCGCCGTGCGCGTCACGCTGGGGCCGAGGAAAGCCATGGAGGCCTTTCTCAAGGAATTCAAAACTTGGGCCAAGGCCAATCCCGGGAGGCTCTCGGCGTGA
- a CDS encoding radical SAM protein — MTNRSAAQFIKKKSQRTQVEWDNPRPPFPREVFFDISNACNHTCVFCSNVKIAERANMDKELAFRLLRECKENGTTDVGFYATGEPFVRKDLAEFVAYAKKIGVGYVFITTNAALATPERAKPVLDAGLDSVKFSVNAGTRESYKKIHGSDDFDKVIEHIKWFHAYREKSGLKYGLYFSMVPTRLTEGEWPILQKLLEPYTDADDLRGCSNQGGNMYENNATEDVDKNNLLGSMLPGQKLGKCPDPFFRCTITPQGFMTTCVVDYQNYLCVADLSVTTMKEAWHNERFVRLRERHISGDLKGLICHNCLGNCDEPTAPLVPEFARPFAPEPPKKRRS; from the coding sequence ATGACCAACCGCTCCGCCGCGCAATTCATAAAGAAGAAGTCCCAGCGCACCCAAGTGGAGTGGGACAACCCCCGGCCCCCCTTCCCGCGCGAGGTATTCTTCGACATCAGCAACGCCTGCAATCACACCTGCGTGTTCTGCAGCAACGTCAAGATCGCCGAGCGCGCCAACATGGACAAGGAGCTGGCCTTCCGGCTCCTGCGCGAGTGCAAGGAAAACGGCACCACGGACGTGGGCTTCTACGCCACCGGAGAGCCCTTCGTGCGCAAGGATCTGGCCGAGTTCGTGGCCTACGCCAAGAAAATCGGGGTCGGCTACGTCTTCATCACCACCAACGCGGCCCTGGCCACCCCCGAACGGGCCAAGCCCGTTCTGGACGCGGGCTTGGACAGCGTCAAGTTCTCGGTCAACGCCGGAACCCGCGAGTCCTACAAGAAAATCCACGGCAGCGACGACTTCGACAAGGTCATCGAGCACATCAAGTGGTTCCACGCCTATCGGGAGAAAAGCGGGCTCAAATACGGGCTCTACTTCAGCATGGTGCCCACGCGCTTGACCGAGGGGGAATGGCCCATCCTCCAGAAGCTCCTCGAGCCCTACACGGACGCCGACGATTTGCGCGGCTGCTCCAACCAGGGCGGCAACATGTACGAGAACAACGCCACCGAGGATGTGGACAAAAACAATCTCCTCGGGAGCATGCTCCCCGGCCAGAAGCTCGGCAAGTGCCCGGACCCCTTTTTCCGCTGCACCATCACCCCGCAGGGCTTCATGACGACCTGTGTCGTGGACTACCAGAATTACCTCTGCGTGGCGGACCTGAGCGTGACCACCATGAAGGAGGCCTGGCACAACGAGCGCTTCGTAAGGCTCAGGGAGCGCCACATCTCGGGCGACCTCAAGGGCCTCATCTGCCACAATTGCCTGGGCAACTGCGACGAGCCGACGGCACCCCTGGTGCCAGAGTTCGCGCGCCCCTTCGCGCCCGAACCTCCCAAGAAACGCCGTTCATGA